From Patescibacteria group bacterium, a single genomic window includes:
- a CDS encoding GIY-YIG nuclease family protein yields the protein MYYVYIIQSKVDGRLYKGFTSDLENRLKEHSEGKTKSTKGYRPWKLIYYEVFADKTDALREELFLKSGKGKSTLKEKLKNYMERYPRG from the coding sequence ATGTATTATGTTTATATAATTCAAAGTAAAGTAGATGGCCGTTTGTATAAAGGTTTTACCTCGGATTTAGAAAATCGATTGAAAGAGCATTCAGAAGGGAAAACAAAGTCGACTAAGGGTTATAGACCATGGAAATTGATTTACTATGAAGTATTTGCAGATAAAACAGATGCATTAAGAGAGGAATTATTTCTGAAGTCAGGAAAAGGTAAAAGCACGTTAAAAGAGAAATTAAAAAACTACATGGAGAGATACCCAAGAGGTTGA